Below is a genomic region from Elusimicrobiota bacterium.
TGGCCGCGGGCCTGGATTCCCTGGTGATCGGCGAGTCGGAAATTCTGGGGCAGGTCAAGCGCGCCTACGATTTGGCCCAGCGGGCCGGGTCCACCGGAAAATTGACCAACGTGCTGTTTCAACGGGCCATCTATATCGGGAAAAAAGTGCGGACCGCCACGAAAATCTCCGAGGGGCCGACGTCGGTCCCCAGCCTGGCCGTGGCCCTGGCCGAGCGGATTTTCGGCGATCTGTCGACCAGCCGCGTGTTTGTGTTGGGCGCCGGCCCCATGGCCGAAATGGCGGTGCGGGCGTTCAAATCCCAAAAAGTGGCCGACCTCCTGGTGGCCAACCGCACCGGCGAAAAAGCCGAAACCATGGCCCGCCAATTCGGCGGCCGGGCCATCCCCTTCGATCGGCGGGCGGAAGGGTTGGTGGAAGCCGACATCGTTCTCTGTTCCACCGGCGCCCCCGACGTCGTCCTCACCCGAAGCGACGTGGCCCGGGCTTTGGAGCAACGCCGGGGGAAATCCCTCTTTTTAATTGACATCGCCGTCCCCCGGGACGTGGACGCCTCGGTCAACGATTTGGAAAACACCTACCTCTACAACGTCGACGATTTGGAATCGCTGGTGGCCGAAAGCCTGGTCAAGCGGCGGGACGAAATTCAAAAAGCCGACGGTCTGGTGGACGGCAAGACGAGCGAGTTCGCGGCCTGGTACCGGGCCTGGCTCTCGGGCGACACGGCGACCCTGCGCCACGCCCCGGTCGGGGCGGCGGCGCCCCCGGCGGCGGCCGAAGCGAAAGGCGGGATCGTCTCGTGGCCCAATTGATCCTCGGCACCCGCGGCAGCGCGCTGGCTCTGGCCCAATCGAAAATGGTCAAAGCCCGGCTGGAGGCCCTGTCCTCCGAT
It encodes:
- a CDS encoding glutamyl-tRNA reductase, producing the protein MKLRLVGLSHRTAPVEWRERLAVPEGRLPVLVESIKNQAGAVETVVLSTCNRVEVYAVAPDDGETECLLRKELSGLHLDKTLDESLYSLEDEAAVRHLFRVAAGLDSLVIGESEILGQVKRAYDLAQRAGSTGKLTNVLFQRAIYIGKKVRTATKISEGPTSVPSLAVALAERIFGDLSTSRVFVLGAGPMAEMAVRAFKSQKVADLLVANRTGEKAETMARQFGGRAIPFDRRAEGLVEADIVLCSTGAPDVVLTRSDVARALEQRRGKSLFLIDIAVPRDVDASVNDLENTYLYNVDDLESLVAESLVKRRDEIQKADGLVDGKTSEFAAWYRAWLSGDTATLRHAPVGAAAPPAAAEAKGGIVSWPN